From the genome of Yersinia enterocolitica, one region includes:
- a CDS encoding galactose/glucose ABC transporter substrate-binding protein MglB, with protein sequence MNKKVFTLATLVASMMFGAAAQADTRIGVTIYKYDDNFMSVVRKAIEKDAKASPDVTLLMNDSQNDQSKQNDQIDVLLAKGVKGLAINLVDPAAAPVVIDKARGSDIPIVFYNKEPSRKALDSYDKAYYVGTDSKESGVIQGELIAKHWKANPAWDLNKDGKIQFVLLKGEPGHPDAEARTTYVIKTLNDKGIPTQQLQLDTAMWDTAQAKDKMDAWLSGPNANKIEVVIANNDAMAMGAVEALKAHNKTSIPVFGVDALPEALALVKSGQMAGTVLNDANNQAKATFDLVKNLAAGKPAAEGTNWKIENKIVRIPYVGVDKDNLAEFTK encoded by the coding sequence ATGAATAAGAAGGTTTTCACATTAGCGACCCTGGTTGCCAGCATGATGTTTGGCGCGGCTGCTCAAGCTGATACCCGTATTGGTGTCACTATTTATAAATATGATGACAACTTTATGTCCGTGGTCCGTAAAGCTATCGAGAAAGATGCTAAAGCATCTCCTGACGTTACCTTACTGATGAATGACTCCCAAAATGACCAGTCCAAGCAAAACGATCAAATTGACGTATTGCTGGCTAAAGGTGTGAAAGGGCTGGCCATTAACTTGGTTGACCCAGCAGCAGCACCGGTTGTTATTGATAAAGCCCGCGGCAGCGATATTCCGATTGTGTTTTATAACAAAGAACCTTCACGTAAGGCATTGGATAGCTACGATAAAGCTTACTATGTAGGGACTGACTCTAAAGAGTCTGGTGTTATTCAGGGTGAGTTGATCGCGAAACACTGGAAAGCCAACCCAGCATGGGATCTGAACAAAGATGGCAAAATCCAATTTGTGCTGCTGAAAGGCGAACCGGGCCATCCAGACGCTGAAGCACGTACAACTTATGTCATTAAAACGTTGAATGACAAAGGTATTCCGACTCAACAATTGCAGTTAGATACTGCAATGTGGGATACCGCGCAAGCTAAAGATAAAATGGATGCCTGGTTATCTGGCCCTAACGCCAACAAGATCGAAGTGGTTATTGCTAACAACGATGCGATGGCGATGGGTGCAGTAGAAGCCTTGAAAGCCCATAACAAAACCAGTATTCCAGTGTTTGGTGTTGATGCCTTGCCAGAAGCGTTAGCTCTGGTGAAATCAGGTCAAATGGCCGGTACCGTGTTGAACGATGCCAACAATCAGGCTAAAGCAACTTTCGATTTAGTTAAAAATCTGGCTGCCGGTAAACCTGCTGCTGAAGGGACTAACTGGAAAATCGAAAACAAAATTGTACGTATTCCGTATGTAGGCGTTGATAAAGATAACTTGGCTGAATTTACTAAATAA